The following is a genomic window from Oscarella lobularis chromosome 2, ooOscLobu1.1, whole genome shotgun sequence.
AGCTCATCTCGAAAACGTGTCCCGACTCGCTACTCGCATATCTGAAGCACGTTCCAAATTCAATAATTTCGAAAGGGAATGACTGATTTCTTACATTTTTCTGTCGTCTATTGGCTGATTGGCTTGATAGGCCAATTCGAAGGCGATGTCCGTGAAATTGACCTGATGGTGTTCGCCCAAATTGACGGGACACGAGCGCAGCGTGTTGTCCTTGACGCGCCAAAATCGAACGTTGTCGCGACCGCAAGAAATCATTCTATAgtcagaaaataattttcagCTATATATAATTAATGCAACCTAATTTCTCGTTTGGAACCTCGTGTCGTCGAAGGGAGCGATTTTGAGACAGGCGACGTGAACGTCCGTGTGCGCCTTCGAGATCGTGCTGATGCGAAGCGAGTGCAAGTGCCTCGGCTTTCGCGACGTCACGTCAGCCGACGACACGTCCCTCACACAAACaaactaaagaagaaaaaatatacaATAAATAACCGGCGATCTCTTTCTGTTAGAGAGAGAACTCACGTGTTTTCCGTGCGTGTCTCTGCCGACTGTGACGAGCACCGAGCCACTGTGGGAAAGACTGATCGCGTGGAGGGACGTCGCTTGCGATTGGATGATGGCCAGCGAGTGGCCCTTGGGAAAGTTCCACAGGCGGATGACGGGATTCGATCCGCTCTGCGTCGACGCTAGAAGGGTCGAAGAGCTGTTCAGCGAAAAAGCTGAAACCTAtagaaaatgattttttcttgcgGTAGATACGTGTATCTATCATTTTTGTTCTCGTTTCGCTTACGGGTTGAGTGTGTCCGATAAAAAATCTCTGCTGTCTTGAGACGGCTTCCATGGCAACGATAACGCCGTGAcaagcgaagacgacttCACAGCAATCGTGCGACCACAAAAGCTAGAAATTGCCTAAACTAAATACTTTATCTgtatcattttttttcaaatcttACTTGTCGACACGCCGATCCACTATAACCAATCACGTGCCGTAGCTTGAGTATAGGATCAGGAGTAAGACTCTAAAACGAGAAGGAAAATATAGGCAAAATCCTTTCTTCCGTACTACATACCTTATAGTTTTGCTTTCGACTTGTGGACGCTTGAACGAAACTCGAATTATTCTCAATGGGCTCCTTTCatacaaaaaatagaaatactTTTCGACCACAAATGAATATACGTTACTTCGTgaattctgacgtcgtcatccgACTCAGCATAGACGTGAATCTCGCCTCGATGATCAGCCTCGATCTTAACCGGTTCATTCACCCCGACTTCAGGCAGTTCCCGCTTAgtcatttcctttctcttcttcttcttcttctccacaGAAGCTTGAGGCAAAGGCGGAGCTACGTTCTCCTCCCCCATCAATCTCCTCGTCGTTTCCACGGCTACTGCCGTCGACATAGCAACGGGAACGACATTTCTCTCGTCGGGAAATCGCATGATGTCGTAGAGTTCGAGCCACTCGGCGGCGTCCTTGGGAACGGGAAATGCCATCTCCTTGGGAACGGGCATCGTTCCTTCGCGCAGAAGAGCGGCGTATTCGCGACGCCGTTTCACGTTCTCGGGAATCATCGGATCGAAGAGAATGTCGCTTGTGAAGAGATTCTTCACGAGAAGATTGGCGCACAGTTTGACGTTTTTGACGCATTGGTATCGGCGATTCTGATACTTCGTCAGAGTCGACTTCAAGTCGAGAATGAGAAACGCCCACCGACTCTCACCAGGAACTAAAACGAGATAAATATTGATTATGAAAAAAAGTAGCCCCTTTGAATTTACCTGGAGAGCTTGGGATAAATGGGATTTGAAGactcgttgccgtcgctttgAGTTCCTTGAAGAGATTTGATATGGATATGCGTGTGATGAGATGGTCCATAGTCGTGACGTCGATGTGAATGACGAAGAATTTTCCTGCTATCGGTTTGAATAGGACGTAGATGAAGGATCCCGTCAGATGAAGCGATTGAGACAGAACGCGAGGGATCTGTTGCACGCAGACATCGATTTAGCAATGCTAAACTCTCTCGCGTACCTGTATGAAGTTTGACGCCGGTATTGATCCTTGTATTCGGTATACCGTCGACTTAATCGACTTATCCTGCGTAGAAATCGTGAATCGAGCACGTTTTTGGATCTATTCTTACCATTGTTGTTGTGACGTCGCCTTGTTTCGAGCATTTCTTCCactcgccgacgccgaagtGCTTGAAAACGTTCACGTAGGGATGCTGCCACACTACGAAGCTAACGTTAATCTTATTCTTGTGCTGTGCGTTCTGCATACGTCTTGACATGGCTCGGTTAGGAGGCGAACCGTCGCGATTTTGAAGGCGTTGTGACCACGCATGTGCGCGGAGATAAAATACCTGTTGGCATGGATACAAACGACAGGTAATCAATGGCATCGCATCGAAAGGAACAAAGTGTCGCCCGCGGAGGACTGTTCAATCCTCCGCGAGTCGAGtacagcaaagaaacgcaaGATTTACTCAAGAGTAAGCTAAATTGGGTGCCTATGGCGCCTCAAGTGCGAATCGTTTCGCCTAGGAATGATGGCAGAGTCGAAATTGACTAACctgcaacaaagaaaacttCAGCAATCGGTCACTAGTGAGTGTTTGCTGGCAAGATAGTCTTGAAAGAGATTATCTCGCGCTGACAGAAGGAAACTCTCTTCCCATTGTTGATCCTACACGAAaagtgacgaaaacgagcagCGCGACTAAAGCAAAGAGAACTGACCCCAAAATGCAGAGATCTGGACTTCGTTCAAAGGAAGCCATTCTCGAATCGGAAGCGcagaagacgtcgttctACAGGCCACCACCCGGAAGTAAATACGTACCGGTAATtggttattgattttgacgtcacgtcttTTACCGTAGAGTACGTATCGTccgaggagaaggagaagctgCAAAATCGAATGGCATTTGGCTGTGACATTGATCCAACTCGACGAAAGAAGGAGGAACCCACGGtggacgatgacgttgaaattgacgtcgaccaattcgacgaaggtacataaatcaattatttacGTTAGAACGTATCATCTCTTTCTATCTATCGCTTACAGTtataaaagaaattgaagaacgACGGCAATTCCTCGACGACATGGAAGCCATTGGCAAGGGCAAAGCATATCGAgcaaaaattgaagctgAAATCTCACAGGTAACAGCAAGAAAAATTGTAATTTTAGAGTTAGTTATGTACTTCTTAATCGCTAGAAAATTCGCGAACTCGAAGTTATTGATCAAGAGAGATCGGCCGAACTAAACAGATTCACACAATCGTCACAACAAAAcgaaatataaaaaaaagttTTGGATCTTTTGACCATAGATCTATGATTTGActactttctcttcttattCATGTCCTTAACTAACGTTTGCAATCGACTGAGCGGTTTCGCGCGCCTTTCCGCGCGATCCTCAACGACGTAGGGCCGGACGCACTTACCGTGCAACGCCATTCGCCGCAGCCGCTCCGTGTCCGAACCGGCGTGCGCGACTCGCGCTGTCGACCCACCGAATCCAGACGATCCCGGCGCCGACGCGACATTCGCTTTAGGAACGGGCTGAGGGTCCCGGTGAGTAGACGGAACTTTGTCGTCATGACTcgctcgacgcgacgtcggtAGCGCTGCCGGACGCGGTCGATTGCGACCTGGTATGACCACTTCGTTTGAGGAGGGAGCGCgagtcggcggcggcggcggcgccggagTTGGAAGAAGATCGGTattcgttgccgtcgagtgGCTCGGACGGTACTCCGTATTGAGACGAAGAGCCATCAGAGGcggaggacgaagacgatcgagcTGTGACGGCACAACTTTTTTGCTCGgagcaggaggaggaggatgagAAATAGAAGCAAgaggaggtggaggagggagaggaggaggacggCTGctagcgacggcgacgctgcGAGGTTTGCTCGCTGGAATGGCGACAGTGGCGGTCGACTGGACGTGCTGCTGTTGGCCCGAAGGCACGAATGGCGTCGATGTCAAGCATCGTTCGGCGGCCCACGACAAATTTATCGCGGGGACGACAACGCCTCGCGAATAGCCGTCTTCTATGAGAGAATTCCAAGTAGCATCGACCTGTGATACAACAAAGAGCTTGCGTGTACACAGCAACATTATTAGCTATTATACCTTTAGGGTGTCCAGGTTTCCGGCGACGTACAGGGATTTCTTCGCCCGTGTAAGAGCGACGTTTAATCTCTGCTTACGTGCCAAAAATCTAGACAAATTATAACTAATCAGAGTTGATCTGATATAAGATTAGGGGCCCAGCTCTCTAATATACGCAGGTgcaaatcaaagattaggggCTCAGCTCTCTAACATACGCAGGTGCATCCCTGAGAATAAGGCTAAGGGGCCCAGCAAATATACGCAGGTGCATCCCTAATTACCCTATGCCTCCGGTTCGATTCTGGGCGCGAACGCACGACAAGATGATGAcgtccttttctcttccttgaaAGCTGTCGACCGTTCCAACTTCTATGGCTCGCAAGCCGCTGCGGAAAAAACAATTATATGCTTTCTGTGGTGCTTGCATTCGTTACTTACCGCGACGCAAGAGTCGCTCGAAGCACTTTCTTCTGCTCGTTATATGGCGTTATAATTCCAATACTAGCTTCCGTCAATTTTTGTCGCAGAACGGTGCAGAGGTGAGCGACAAACAAGGCTTCGATGTCATTAAAAATGGATCTATGGGAAAGGATCAAACACACGAGAACACGAGACTGATAAATTACCCCGCGCCGGccgatttttctttgccaGTTGATACGTCAAATAACAGGTAAGGCCTAAAACTCCAAGATTCAGAGAAATCGGTACTGCAAAGACAATAAACAGAGTCAACCAATAGGACATAAAAACTTCTGACGCATCTTACCGATGGGAAAGCAACTTTCCGCCGTAAAATTGTTTAGACGGAAAGTGGCAAATTTCCGGATGCATTCGATACTGCATCGTCAGCATCTTAACCGGATTAGCTATAGGAGCAAAAACTACATAAATAAGAAAAGGGCCTTTCAAATGTTTACCACGAGACTCCGAAACTTCAAACAGAGACTGACATCGCTCAAAAAACGATCGTCCCAAGTTCATGTCCTCTGatttctacaaaaaaaaacgtgccTCTGTACTAAATCATATAATAATTACACTAACAATACCTGAGAAAGGACCGTTGCCGGCAACTGCGCTGGATCTCCCACGAGAATCAATTTCGACGTTCCGTACTGAAGAGGAATGAGAATGTCCACTTCGGAACACTGCGCAGCTTCGTCGATAATTACGCAGGAAAAGTGGGGTATGGCACTGAAACGAAGTCAATCTAAAACATCAAcctcttcctttctttctgCTCAGTTTTTTACCCGTTCCCTCGCTTCTCTTTAAAAAGATTCGCCACCTTATGCTGACCACTTCCAGACAAGGTCGCGCAAACGACGTCCGCGTTGAGAAGAATGTCTTTATACACTTTGTTGTGAAGTCGACTTTTTTGCCTCGAAATTTGGCTTGCcttggagagagaaaaaattcaaaacagGGCTCTATTCTTTTCTGCCCTAACGCTCAAGCCACTTCAGAGCTAATACacgattttaattaataccctttttctcgtttcctCCAGTCTCATTCGCTGACCTCGAAGACTTTCGATTCTATCATTCATACGttgctacagaaaaaaacaggCGCTAGGACGGAGATAAAGCAATAGGGGTAGGTAAATTACTAGATTGGCTGAATCATGATGTCGCTGAATAGAGGCCAGCTCTTTGTCAACAGCCTCAATGTCGTTGCTGCCACATTAGATAGGCTTTCTATGCATACCAGTCACCAGTAGTAGCTCTTACATGATTTTAGCGACATCAACGTTTTCATCCATTTCCGTCAGCACAGCTAAGAAAAATCGTGACTTCAAAAGCCCACAAAAGCAAACGCGCGTCGTCCTCTACCTCCCGATAGCTCTCGGCTGACGAGGTTTTCCAACGCAATAGCATTCACTAGCGGATGAATCGCCGAAAGACGACCGATTCGAACAACTTTAAATTTcgcggacgacgacggcgccgctGGCGAAGACGCAAACGAGGACTCCGCGTCCGAGACGTGTTCGACGATCCCGGCTTGCATCATTCGTAGAACTACTTCGTCGATTCCGGCATTCGACGGAGCGCAGAGCAAAATTCGGTGTTTTTTGGGCTGTGGCAGCCGGCTACTCTCCGAAGACAACTCCCGACTTCCCTCCTACGTCGTCACAAACAATATACTGTATGGAGAAAAATCGTAGACTAATATCTGAGCTATGCTTACCCGCAAAAAGGCTTCGACCAGTCCGACGACGGTGCGAGTCTTTCCCGTTCCGGGAGGCCCTTGCAGAAGACAAATCTTCGGTTCGCGAAAACTCGTTCGCAAACACGAGAGCACCACCGAAGCGATCGCCTTCTCCTGCGACGAATTGAACGACTACGGCAAAAACGTAAAATCAATTATACTAGAAGTAACATAAATGCACCTTGACCGGCTGAACGCTCAGATCTTTGAATGTCAGCGGTTTCGCCGGATCGCCGATGACGAACGTCTTTCCGTACTCGGGACTCAGGATATCGCGTATAAGGATGTTGCTGTGCGCGGAGACGAGACCTTCGTATCGTCGCTCGGCGGGCGTCAGCGTCGTGACGTATTGCGCgtgaacgccgtcgttctcctGCGGCGAATGAAACGGCCGTTTCAgttgaaagacgacgacgagaagagtcTCGCCGCCGTAGCGATTCTTCGTAACGCTGTCGACTTTCGCAAAAACCGGCGGAATCCCCAAGCGATTAATCGACAACTGGACAagatcgccgtcgaagacgtgtcgcgactcgacgtcgtctttgaacGATATTCGCTGCTCGCAACGAATATTGATGATTCCGGTGCTCGATATCCAATGCACGTTTCGGACTCGGCCTTCGAAATCGGGTTtcgttatcgtcgtcgtcgccgtcgccgtcttcttttttgtcgCTATTTTGGCCATCTCCTTCTTGCcgcgaacgacgtcttccCACACTTCGAGAAGAATAAACGTCTCGAACGTCGTCAAGAATTTATCGACGGTTCGATAGCGATCGAGAGCCGGCGCGGCCGACTGCGTTAGCTTCGGCGGCGCAATCAGATCGTCGGGACGCCAAGAGAGAACGTTAAAAAGCATGCGATTCTTATCCGGCGGCCTTGACggtttcgtttcgatcggAAGGCGCTGGTGCGCGGACGCCGCGACGgctttcgccgacgtcgtcgagactcTCGAAGAGACGAGATTCGGTCGTCGCGATTTCTTCAAGAGACGCGGCGGTTCGATGATCTCTATTCGCGTCGGAGGACCAGGACGGCCGAGACGCATTTTCGCCCgacgctcttcttcctcctcctccttcttacgcttatcgacgtcgtcccaATCGTCCCAGTCGTCCCAGACGtgatcgtcgaagtcgttttCCAGAAAGAGGAGGTCCGGCGGCTCCAGCGACGGCAGCGGCTTCGGTGGTTGTAGCAGCtccggcgacggcaacggctcCGGCGACGGTGGTTGTAGCGGGTTCGGCGGCTTGATTTCACTGACGGGAGGCGATTGGCTACGAGACGGCATTTTTCGTCTGTCATCGGCGCGAGGAGTCGATTCCAATACAGGCGGCTTTGTCAAAAGAGATTCGGCTTCTTCACGAGTCCCAGTTTCAGACGGCTGCTCGACTTTCGCGGTCGACGACTCCTTGTAAAAACGCGGCACGGAAACGCAGGTCCTAGGCGGCTGCAGCACTTCATTGCTCGACGATGGTGCGCTGATCACTTTCTGCAGCACGGGTAGAGAAGGCACGAGCAGTTTTCTGCCTCGTTTTAGCAGCGCCGAAGACTTGCTCACTGTCGCCTTTTTATTAGAAGTAGATGTCATCGTGCcttgttcgtcgtcgccgctttttGCCAGAGAAGTCGCCCCTTTCCCCGACGACTTCTTATCGGAAACGCGCGACGACAGCTTGCTTTCGTCCGTTCTTGACGACGCGCCGCCTTGCGCCTCGTTAAAGGTTCGCCGCGTCACTCGAGTGGAAATCCACGcgtcctcttttttttcaggtttctttttctcggcgAGCTTTTGCACGACCGTTTCCAGCTTTTGCGCCTTCTTATTGAACGACGGTGTGGAAACGTGACGCGCAGGCGAGGACGGCTCAACTtttcttttgccttctcttgACGAGGGCTCGACAGCCAGCGCATCTTTACTTAAGGGAGCAGTAGGAGTCCACagatcatcatcgtcgtcgtcatcatcatcacgaataacgtttttcttttttcctctcttgTGACCTCTTATGGGAGGATTAAAAAGAACTAGTTCGTCttctgaagacgaagacgaatccGATATGATTATTAGAGCCGCTCTTTTTCTGCCACCGCGATGTTGACCGACGACACTGATAAAGtcatcttcctcctcttccggTTCCTGCTTCTTGACCGTCCTCTCGCCGGGAGATAGTTCGGGCGAAGATACGACGGTGAGATCGATTATTTCAACATTTTCGTCGtggctttcgtcgacggtttCCGGAATCGtttctgcgtcgtcgtcgtcgtcgtcgtcattgaaaCGCTGCGGCGATAATTTGGCCGCTAGTTTGCTCACAGTGAGAACGAGATATTCACAAAGAAGTTTGTGTTCCTGCTTCGTCATGCAATAAACTTCGTAGCACGTATCCTTCGAGCGTTTATCAAATCGCGGTCGTATCAGCTCTTCGTATCGTCGCCCtgccgtcgaagcgacgtctcCCTTGCGCAGAAGCAAACTGATCGTATTTCGCGCTCGCGTCGCAATCGGCGGAAAATCGTGCGCAGGAAGCGAAGAATTGTCCGACCACGTGTCCTGTCGCTTCAACAGGGCgcaatcgacgagaaagg
Proteins encoded in this region:
- the LOC136183571 gene encoding UPF0193 protein EVG1-like, with amino-acid sequence MASHRKEQSVARGGLFNPPRVEYSKETQDLLKRMMAESKLTNLQQRKLQQSVTKGNSLPIVDPTRKVTKTSSATKAKRTDPKMQRSGLRSKEAILESEAQKTSFYRPPPGKYVSSEEKEKLQNRMAFGCDIDPTRRKKEEPTVDDDVEIDVDQFDEVIKEIEERRQFLDDMEAIGKGKAYRAKIEAEISQKIRELEVIDQERSAELNRFTQSSQQNEI
- the LOC136183563 gene encoding uncharacterized protein, giving the protein MDSRWYPCLWCEDPAKATRFLPALTSKWRRGSAWIDAMTRDLASCRECVFAYHAAREADADSDYGHRLFDYDVDRLISSLRERLALPMDYDEDDVANEGRLHTMLAEILSYPEYLLDDDVARLFELAFEEYDETNDEELEAEENFAGLYLLLVHPSYKIRRWALKSVRDRGIVDMIRFDELEFSFKIVFSCIDCASTVRLSSPDLFPPNHLFGKAYDVWIGIAMLLVSMDIQTLRIRFLADDGFRRVVSRIFDVLRSDAVLFWPIFRCLVILLERARDRVWTLAPTVRPEIVFDVVTTHESYVHELERMSSSSTTNEESRLSAVSLAVSDDEALTNSQIAYTWTGQSSSRTDGRSRFHAATFNWFLPFLVSLSDETDRRVASKVFPLLVGFLVDAPKRYGGGGGGGTSSPLYIKSRSMLLQLIVYCVSEEAYDVIESSSRTWISFLVDCALLKRQDTWSDNSSLPAHDFPPIATRARNTISLLLRKGDVASTAGRRYEELIRPRFDKRSKDTCYEVYCMTKQEHKLLCEYLVLTVSKLAAKLSPQRFNDDDDDDDAETIPETVDESHDENVEIIDLTVVSSPELSPGERTVKKQEPEEEEDDFISVVGQHRGGRKRAALIIISDSSSSSEDELVLFNPPIRGHKRGKKKNVIRDDDDDDDDDLWTPTAPLSKDALAVEPSSREGKRKVEPSSPARHVSTPSFNKKAQKLETVVQKLAEKKKPEKKEDAWISTRVTRRTFNEAQGGASSRTDESKLSSRVSDKKSSGKGATSLAKSGDDEQGTMTSTSNKKATVSKSSALLKRGRKLLVPSLPVLQKVISAPSSSNEVLQPPRTCVSVPRFYKESSTAKVEQPSETGTREEAESLLTKPPVLESTPRADDRRKMPSRSQSPPVSEIKPPNPLQPPSPEPLPSPELLQPPKPLPSLEPPDLLFLENDFDDHVWDDWDDWDDVDKRKKEEEEEERRAKMRLGRPGPPTRIEIIEPPRLLKKSRRPNLVSSRVSTTSAKAVAASAHQRLPIETKPSRPPDKNRMLFNVLSWRPDDLIAPPKLTQSAAPALDRYRTVDKFLTTFETFILLEVWEDVVRGKKEMAKIATKKKTATATTTITKPDFEGRVRNVHWISSTGIINIRCEQRISFKDDVESRHVFDGDLVQLSINRLGIPPVFAKVDSVTKNRYGGETLLVVVFQLKRPFHSPQENDGVHAQYVTTLTPAERRYEGLVSAHSNILIRDILSPEYGKTFVIGDPAKPLTFKDLSVQPVKSFNSSQEKAIASVVLSCLRTSFREPKICLLQGPPGTGKTRTVVGLVEAFLREGSRELSSESSRLPQPKKHRILLCAPSNAGIDEVVLRMMQAGIVEHVSDAESSFASSPAAPSSSAKFKVVRIGRLSAIHPLVNAIALENLVSRELSGAVLTEMDENVDVAKIINDIEAVDKELASIQRHHDSANLQRMNDRIESLRGQRMRLEETRKRASQISRQKSRLHNKVYKDILLNADVVCATLSGSGQHKVANLFKEKRGNGAIPHFSCVIIDEAAQCSEVDILIPLQYGTSKLILVGDPAQLPATVLSQKSEDMNLGRSFFERCQSLFEVSESRANPVKMLTMQYRMHPEICHFPSKQFYGGKLLSHRTDFSESWSFRPYLLFDVSTGKEKSAGAGSIFNDIEALFVAHLCTVLRQKLTEASIGIITPYNEQKKVLRATLASRGLRAIEVGTVDSFQGREKDVIILSCVRAQNRTGGIGFLARKQRLNVALTRAKKSLYVAGNLDTLKVDATWNSLIEDGYSRGVVVPAINLSWAAERCLTSTPFVPSGQQQHVQSTATVAIPASKPRSVAVASSRPPPLPPPPPLASISHPPPPAPSKKVVPSQLDRLRPPPLMALRLNTEYRPSHSTATNTDLLPTPAPPPPPTRAPSSNEVVIPGRNRPRPAALPTSRRASHDDKVPSTHRDPQPVPKANVASAPGSSGFGGSTARVAHAGSDTERLRRMALHGKCVRPYVVEDRAERRAKPLSRLQTLVKDMNKKRK